The window CTAAGAATAAATTCAATTGAAACCGAGCTGCGCAGTAGAATAGATGTGGAAATAACAAACACAAACTCTAAACCCTAAACCCCAAAATTGGCATTGATATATGAAAAGGTTTTCTAATTGAATCCCTCTTCTTTATCCCATCTAAAGAATCAAAAACGGTGCCGTTTTAACCGAAACATAAGACTGAGAGAAGTGAAGCATTCGGACCTCGAGTCATGAAGTACCAAGGAACGGCGAAGACGGCGCTGATGAGAACGATGCCGGCCATGACGTGCTTCTTGTCGCCGCTGTACAAGTAGTGCTCCATTTTGCCCCTAAACCCCTTTCCGGCTTTGGCCTCGCTGCTGCTGCTGCTCATCTTTGTCTCTCAAAACCTCAGCTTTCTCTCAAACTGTGTGTCTTTCTTTCTTCTGGGGGTAGTTTAGTTGTTTTGCTGCCGGGTTCTCTCTTAACCACGTGTAAGACACTTGGCCGCCACCCTCACCTCGCCTTTTTTTCTTCTTCTCATTTTCGATTTTATTTGAGCTAGGTATTATTTGATCCATTCTAAAAAATAATATTATTTTTGTAACCAAAAAAAAAACATATTATTTTGATCACAATATCCCAAAATACAAGAACTTGCAATAACATTTATAGATGAAGGTTGAGGGAGACTCGAAGATTTTAAATTTTGATGGTTCTTTCATTAATAACACTCAAGCATATGCAATACGCTCTCGAAAATTCTGAGCTGAGGAAGCCAACAACCATAAGTTCTTGGGTATAAGCGACGATGATCTCCGGCTCACCGCCTGCGTTTAGGCATATCACTGGAGTCGTCCTCTCTCGTGGAAAGGAGTGTGTTGTGAGGCTTTGGATCTCAACTGAGGTAAAGCGGTTGGGTAGAGCAGTGCTGGGTGACGGTGTGTAGTGTGAGGCTGCGGTGAAGGACTGGTCGACTTGAGAGTTGCACAGAGGTGTCGTAGTCTACAAGGGTGAGCGTCGTCGTTGTCGTGTCTTCCATAACACGGCTAGGGTTTCAGACTTTCAGTGGCCTAAAGGAGAAGTCGGGATCGAGAAAGAGGCGGTTTCGAGCTTTGTGGCGATCGATCCTGCCTTGGATCGACAAACCTTGTAACAACGGCGGCATTTTGGAACTTAAGGTTGCAACAATGGTGCTCCGATTGGGCAAGCTACTGATACGAGCTGGTTTCTTAAACTCCTATTACGTCACCCATTCGGGGAAAAAAAAAAACTCCTATTTAGTCCTTTTTTTTTATCAAATATTACAACCGCATCCGATCAAAAAATAATAATTACACCTGTGTGAATGGGGAGACTATGATGCTAGACCAATTAGTATTAAATTCCTATTTAGAGCCGATTAGTATTAAATTCCTATTTAGAACAGATGCTGCAATGGTGTAATTGGATGGGTTGGATTAAAGGTTGGGTTAGACGAGGGTCTCATACATATCTCACCTTACCCGATCAAAACCTGGGGTAAGAATTAACCAGCTGTTAGTCTAAACCAATTCC of the Fragaria vesca subsp. vesca linkage group LG6, FraVesHawaii_1.0, whole genome shotgun sequence genome contains:
- the LOC101299312 gene encoding uncharacterized protein LOC101299312, producing MSSSSSEAKAGKGFRGKMEHYLYSGDKKHVMAGIVLISAVFAVPWYFMTRGAKHQSHQDYLEKADKARSQRLSSSSASSAK